The following coding sequences lie in one Halomonas sp. 'Soap Lake #6' genomic window:
- the aguA gene encoding agmatine deiminase: MKHATTQPQYDSAQVNTLLTPASLGYSMPAEFAPHEACWMLWPQRPDTWRYGAKPAQRAFVNVAIAIAESETVFVGVNDEQYENARNQLPAHIRVVELSSNDAWMRDVGPTFVSHPDGHLALIDWEFNAWGGLKEGLYFPWDKDRRIRCKISEMLGIPRFEAPLVLEGGAIHVDGEGTLITTEECLLNPNRNPEMGREDIEHWLQEYLGIRKVIWLPHGCYLDETDGHVDNLCCFVAPGQVALTWCEDESDPQGVISREALSVLESATDAKGRRLTVHKLPLPGPLYIAEDEASGLDRLNSSHPRLPGDRMAGSYANFYIGNTVVVMPLLDPRHDGEAERILSHLFPDKKVVGVSAREILLGGGNIHCITQQQPRL; the protein is encoded by the coding sequence ATGAAACACGCTACGACACAACCTCAGTATGATTCTGCTCAAGTGAATACGCTGTTAACCCCAGCCTCCCTTGGCTACTCAATGCCTGCCGAATTTGCACCCCATGAAGCGTGTTGGATGCTGTGGCCGCAGCGCCCAGATACGTGGCGTTATGGTGCAAAGCCAGCTCAGAGAGCATTTGTTAACGTTGCAATTGCCATTGCAGAAAGCGAAACAGTATTCGTGGGTGTCAACGATGAGCAGTATGAAAATGCCCGTAACCAACTTCCTGCCCATATTCGTGTCGTCGAGTTGTCCAGTAACGATGCCTGGATGCGTGATGTAGGGCCTACCTTTGTGAGTCATCCAGATGGGCATCTTGCTCTAATTGATTGGGAATTTAATGCCTGGGGAGGGTTGAAGGAGGGACTCTACTTTCCTTGGGACAAGGATCGGCGTATCCGTTGTAAAATCAGCGAAATGCTCGGTATCCCACGCTTTGAAGCGCCGCTTGTTTTAGAGGGAGGAGCGATACATGTCGATGGTGAAGGGACGCTGATTACCACCGAGGAGTGCTTACTGAACCCCAACCGTAATCCGGAGATGGGCCGGGAAGACATTGAGCACTGGCTTCAGGAATACTTGGGAATTCGCAAAGTCATTTGGCTGCCGCACGGCTGTTACTTGGACGAGACTGATGGGCACGTGGACAATCTTTGTTGCTTCGTTGCCCCTGGTCAGGTGGCGCTGACGTGGTGTGAAGATGAGAGTGACCCTCAGGGCGTTATATCCAGGGAAGCTTTAAGCGTGCTGGAAAGTGCAACGGATGCCAAAGGTCGGCGACTAACGGTACATAAATTACCGCTACCTGGTCCTCTGTATATTGCCGAGGATGAAGCCAGTGGTTTGGACCGACTGAACAGCTCCCATCCCAGGTTGCCGGGCGACCGGATGGCGGGCTCCTATGCGAACTTCTATATCGGCAACACCGTTGTGGTCATGCCCTTGCTGGATCCACGTCACGATGGAGAGGCGGAGCGCATACTGTCTCATCTTTTTCCAGATAAGAAAGTAGTCGGAGTGTCGGCCCGTGAAATACTCCTCGGAGGCGGCAACATACACTGTATTACCCAGCAGCAGCCCCGATTATAA